The Paenibacillus uliginis N3/975 genome has a window encoding:
- the ndk gene encoding nucleoside-diphosphate kinase yields the protein MERTFLMVKPDGVQRGLIGRIVSRLEDKGFKLVAGKFLQISDEQAKRHYAEHVGKDFFGELVGFITSGPVFAMVWEGDEIITLSRQVIGKTKVKEALPGTIRGDFAAHTPHNLIHGSDSPESAEREIANFFSADELVQYEKSISRWT from the coding sequence ATGGAACGTACTTTTTTGATGGTTAAACCGGATGGTGTTCAGCGGGGACTGATCGGAAGGATCGTAAGCCGGCTGGAGGATAAAGGTTTTAAATTGGTTGCAGGCAAATTTCTTCAGATTTCCGACGAGCAGGCAAAGCGTCATTATGCTGAGCATGTCGGAAAAGATTTCTTCGGCGAATTGGTAGGATTTATAACTTCCGGCCCAGTATTCGCCATGGTATGGGAGGGCGATGAGATTATTACCTTATCCCGTCAGGTGATTGGCAAGACGAAAGTTAAGGAAGCGCTGCCAGGTACGATCCGCGGTGATTTTGCTGCACACACACCGCACAATCTGATTCACGGTTCGGATTCGCCGGAAAGTGCGGAACGTGAGATTGCAAACTTCTTCAGCGCTGATGAATTGGTACAATACGAGAAGAGCATCTCTCGATGGACTTAA
- the trpD gene encoding anthranilate phosphoribosyltransferase encodes MNIMEPVQSSISKLIEGRDLERSEAREVMQTIMEGKATHSQIGALLTALRIKGETVDEITGFAEAMRGSGGRVITERSRLLDTCGTGGSGIHKFNISTASAIISSSVSVRVAKHGNRSASGRAGSADVLEALGVNIHLTSEQAKRCLDQIGICFLFAQIYHPSMKHAAAPRKELGVRTVFNMLGPLTNPAGADRQLLGIYDLDKTETIAQVLKELGLKRAMVVTSHDGLDEISISAPTRVSELRGGEIRTYDIHPHDLGLAVHPMQSILGGDAAENAAIIGTVLQGEKSPYRDIVLANAGACIYVSGLADSLVEGVSKAAEAIDSGVAQAKLEQLITMTEELNYVS; translated from the coding sequence ATGAACATTATGGAACCTGTACAGTCCAGTATTTCAAAATTGATTGAGGGCCGTGACCTGGAGCGTAGTGAGGCCAGGGAGGTCATGCAGACCATTATGGAAGGCAAAGCGACCCACTCGCAGATTGGAGCTCTGCTTACGGCTCTCCGCATCAAAGGAGAGACCGTGGATGAAATTACAGGCTTTGCTGAAGCGATGCGAGGCTCTGGAGGACGTGTCATTACTGAGCGAAGCCGACTGCTAGATACATGCGGAACAGGAGGCTCTGGAATCCACAAGTTCAATATCTCCACTGCCTCCGCGATTATTTCATCCTCCGTGTCCGTTCGCGTAGCGAAGCATGGTAACCGCTCGGCTTCTGGACGTGCCGGAAGTGCTGATGTGCTGGAGGCACTAGGTGTAAATATTCATTTGACCTCAGAGCAGGCTAAGCGTTGTTTGGATCAGATCGGGATCTGTTTCCTGTTTGCCCAAATTTATCACCCTTCTATGAAGCACGCAGCAGCACCTCGAAAAGAACTTGGAGTAAGAACTGTGTTTAATATGCTCGGTCCTTTGACCAATCCTGCTGGTGCGGACCGGCAGCTCCTTGGCATTTATGATCTTGATAAAACGGAAACGATCGCTCAGGTGCTGAAAGAACTGGGATTGAAACGGGCTATGGTCGTTACGAGTCATGATGGATTGGACGAAATTAGCATCTCTGCACCTACTCGTGTGTCCGAGCTCCGTGGCGGGGAAATTCGCACGTATGACATTCATCCGCATGATTTAGGCCTCGCTGTTCATCCAATGCAGTCAATTCTAGGTGGAGATGCTGCAGAGAATGCTGCGATTATTGGAACAGTGCTCCAAGGTGAAAAAAGTCCTTATAGGGATATCGTGCTTGCAAACGCCGGAGCTTGCATTTATGTTTCAGGGTTGGCTGACAGTCTGGTGGAAGGCGTCAGCAAAGCCGCAGAGGCTATTGATTCGGGAGTGGCACAAGCTAAACTGGAACAGCTTATCACGATGACGGAGGAATTGAATTATGTATCTTGA
- a CDS encoding CheR family methyltransferase, with protein MKENEQLVQDKDYTGFIRSIELSTGINLAEYKETQMKRRLTTLRLKYGFQTFSSFYDGMMKDKALFHEFLDRMTINVSEFWRNPNRWEVLRDKVLPELMGIGFARLKIWSAACSTGEEPYTLAMILAEKKLLSASTILATDIDDGALAKAKQGLYLERSLKDVPKAVAAKYFTEDGPMYRFDEQLKKEVRFQKQNLLTDRFDTGFDLIVCRNVMIYFTEEAKHKLYQKFAASLRPGGVLFVGSTEQIFNPGQYGLETAETFFYRKSRS; from the coding sequence ATGAAGGAAAATGAACAATTAGTGCAAGATAAAGATTATACCGGTTTTATTCGAAGCATTGAGTTAAGCACAGGGATTAACCTTGCGGAATATAAAGAGACTCAAATGAAACGGAGATTGACTACCCTACGACTCAAATATGGTTTTCAGACGTTTTCATCATTTTATGATGGCATGATGAAGGACAAGGCGCTGTTTCATGAATTTCTGGACCGCATGACCATTAACGTCTCTGAGTTTTGGCGGAATCCCAATCGGTGGGAGGTTTTAAGGGACAAGGTCCTGCCAGAGCTGATGGGTATTGGTTTCGCACGATTGAAAATATGGAGCGCTGCCTGTTCCACTGGTGAAGAGCCGTATACACTTGCGATGATTCTTGCGGAAAAGAAACTGCTTAGCGCAAGTACCATCCTGGCAACAGACATTGATGATGGGGCACTCGCTAAAGCGAAACAAGGCCTGTATCTGGAGCGATCGTTGAAGGATGTCCCTAAAGCGGTCGCCGCAAAGTATTTCACGGAGGATGGGCCGATGTACCGCTTCGATGAGCAGTTGAAGAAGGAAGTGCGATTTCAGAAGCAAAATCTTCTGACAGACCGTTTCGATACCGGCTTTGACTTGATTGTGTGCCGCAATGTGATGATCTACTTCACGGAAGAGGCAAAGCATAAGCTCTATCAGAAATTCGCAGCAAGTTTAAGACCCGGTGGAGTTTTGTTTGTAGGCAGTACTGAGCAAATTTTTAATCCTGGCCAATACGGCCTGGAGACGGCAGAAACTTTTTTTTATCGAAAAAGCAGATCCTGA
- a CDS encoding polyprenyl synthetase family protein: protein MKRLDIFGALKKDMDVIEKELYRSIEGDDQQLTETSLHLLKAGGKRLRPVFVLMGGKFGNYDIDKLKYIAVPLELIHSASLVHDDVIDDADMRRGKPTVKSKWDNRIAMYTGDYIYGKALTLTTNLNNPEIHRILSKAMVEMSIGEMEQIRDFFNCNQDVRRYLLRIRRKTSMLIAVSCQLGAMAAEADRVVSSSMYRFGYNVGMAFQIQDDLLDLCGTEKQIGKPPGSDMRQGNITLPVIYALQEPELGQRLLKEIERIHALNGQCDVSEAVGMIRSSTGIARSEVLADRYIRKAIDALDSLPDIKTKKQLKDIAHFVTKRSY, encoded by the coding sequence ATGAAACGACTGGACATTTTCGGAGCACTGAAAAAGGATATGGATGTTATCGAAAAAGAGCTGTACCGCAGCATAGAAGGCGATGATCAGCAGCTGACGGAAACCTCACTGCACCTTCTTAAGGCAGGCGGCAAACGGCTGCGTCCGGTCTTTGTGCTAATGGGCGGCAAATTCGGAAATTACGACATCGATAAACTCAAATATATTGCCGTTCCACTGGAACTGATTCACAGCGCTTCTCTTGTACACGATGATGTAATAGATGACGCGGATATGAGAAGAGGCAAGCCAACAGTTAAATCCAAATGGGACAACCGTATAGCCATGTATACAGGGGACTATATTTACGGTAAAGCGCTGACCCTTACAACGAATCTGAACAATCCGGAAATCCATCGTATTTTATCCAAAGCGATGGTTGAAATGTCGATCGGTGAAATGGAACAAATCCGTGACTTTTTCAATTGTAATCAGGATGTAAGACGCTATCTGCTGCGCATCCGCCGCAAAACCTCAATGCTGATTGCTGTGAGCTGTCAGCTGGGTGCAATGGCTGCAGAGGCAGATCGCGTAGTTTCCAGCAGCATGTATCGATTCGGATACAATGTAGGAATGGCCTTTCAGATTCAGGATGATCTTCTCGATTTATGCGGTACGGAGAAGCAGATTGGCAAGCCGCCAGGCAGTGACATGCGCCAGGGTAACATAACACTGCCTGTCATTTATGCGCTTCAGGAGCCAGAATTGGGACAACGGCTGTTGAAAGAAATCGAGCGGATTCATGCTTTGAATGGTCAATGCGATGTTAGCGAAGCTGTCGGGATGATCAGATCAAGCACAGGAATTGCCCGATCCGAAGTGCTTGCCGACCGTTATATCCGTAAAGCGATCGATGCGCTAGATTCACTACCAGATATCAAGACCAAGAAGCAGCTGAAGGATATTGCGCATTTTGTTACAAAGCGTTCATATTAG
- the trpE gene encoding anthranilate synthase component I, whose amino-acid sequence MANPSMEQVVSMARQYNLIPVAVRLLADMETPIRIFQRYAQRERAFLLESVEGGVQWARYSFIGTDPFLLISGKQGHIEVEMSGEVTQLKGKPVEELKALLRSYRSPQLDEMPPFTGGAIGFFGYDLLQYYEKLPGHALDDLGMDDIRFMFCDQIIVFDHVKQQILLIGNVHVKPGDTDEDIRQAYRSVCRKLEDTAEQLQEQGPRENVNSRGIPSDVELGNIQSNMTKAKYMDNVDRAKEYIRAGDIFQVVLSQRFHIDTEVSPLHVYRVLRTLNPSPYMYYLKMDEEIIVGTSPEALVKVDGRRVETRPIAGTRPRGVDESSDRALAEELLQDEKERAEHLMLVDLGRNDLGRVSEFGTVKCDSFMEIERYSHVMHIVSGVSGKLSEDKDFFDAFLSCLPAGTVSGAPKLRAMEIIAELEREARGAYAGAIGYLGFAGNMDSCITIRTIIFREGKAYVQAGAGIVWDSVPEKEYEETVNKAKGMLKAIRVAEAMFPPDVKPESIINQDYLYEYTP is encoded by the coding sequence ATGGCAAACCCATCAATGGAACAGGTCGTATCCATGGCAAGACAGTATAATTTGATACCTGTCGCTGTCCGTTTACTGGCGGATATGGAGACACCGATCCGTATATTTCAGCGGTATGCACAGCGGGAACGGGCATTTTTATTAGAAAGTGTAGAGGGCGGCGTGCAGTGGGCTCGTTATTCGTTCATCGGTACCGATCCTTTCCTTTTAATCTCAGGTAAACAAGGTCACATCGAAGTGGAAATGAGCGGTGAAGTAACTCAGCTCAAAGGTAAACCAGTAGAAGAGCTAAAAGCTTTGCTTCGTTCGTACAGAAGTCCGCAGTTGGATGAAATGCCCCCGTTTACAGGCGGTGCAATCGGATTTTTCGGTTATGATCTTCTTCAGTATTACGAAAAGCTGCCCGGTCATGCTCTGGATGATCTAGGCATGGATGACATTCGGTTTATGTTCTGTGATCAGATCATCGTATTTGATCATGTGAAACAGCAGATTCTTTTGATTGGCAATGTGCATGTAAAACCTGGAGATACCGATGAGGATATAAGGCAGGCGTATAGAAGTGTATGCCGCAAACTGGAAGATACAGCTGAACAACTGCAGGAGCAGGGACCGCGCGAAAATGTGAATTCTCGTGGCATTCCTTCGGATGTGGAACTTGGAAATATCCAGTCCAATATGACCAAGGCAAAGTATATGGACAATGTGGATCGGGCAAAGGAATATATCCGGGCCGGCGATATCTTTCAGGTAGTGCTGTCCCAACGCTTCCACATTGATACGGAAGTTTCACCGCTTCATGTGTACCGGGTGCTACGTACACTGAATCCGTCGCCGTATATGTACTACTTGAAGATGGATGAAGAGATCATTGTCGGTACATCGCCTGAAGCGTTGGTTAAAGTTGATGGCAGACGAGTCGAGACGAGACCGATTGCCGGCACACGTCCCCGCGGGGTGGATGAGTCATCTGACAGAGCGCTGGCAGAAGAGCTTCTGCAGGACGAGAAAGAGCGGGCGGAGCATTTGATGCTGGTCGACCTTGGGCGAAATGATCTGGGACGTGTCTCTGAGTTCGGAACGGTCAAATGTGATTCTTTTATGGAGATCGAGCGGTACTCTCATGTCATGCACATCGTGTCAGGGGTGTCAGGCAAGCTGAGTGAAGACAAGGATTTCTTTGATGCTTTTCTATCCTGCCTTCCTGCTGGAACGGTGTCGGGTGCTCCGAAGCTTCGGGCCATGGAGATCATTGCAGAGCTGGAGCGGGAAGCAAGAGGAGCATATGCCGGAGCAATAGGTTATCTTGGTTTTGCTGGAAATATGGATTCATGTATCACGATTCGTACGATCATTTTCCGCGAGGGTAAAGCTTACGTACAGGCTGGAGCTGGAATTGTGTGGGACTCTGTGCCTGAGAAAGAATATGAAGAAACGGTCAATAAAGCAAAAGGGATGCTAAAGGCAATCCGTGTTGCTGAAGCGATGTTCCCGCCGGATGTAAAGCCTGAGAGTATAATCAACCAGGATTACCTGTACGAATATACACCTTAA
- a CDS encoding phosphoribosylanthranilate isomerase encodes MTNTAVKICGLQSVEVLKSMINLPVDYIGFVFAKSRRQVIPEQAAELNEVLKQWKSGATPSSVGVFVNPSLEELRELLNTVELDVVQLHGQESPQFCREVKESFPVSIFKAVSVKSGGSPEEHVSELERYIGCIDGLLLDTYDPVYGGGSGQTFAWDAIPVYKAWTRAQGIPLFVAGGLEPSNLGELLTLYHPDGVDVSSGVESAPGVKDIAKVTAFVERVKFK; translated from the coding sequence ATGACGAATACAGCCGTAAAAATATGTGGACTTCAAAGCGTTGAAGTGCTAAAATCGATGATAAACTTACCTGTGGATTATATCGGATTCGTTTTTGCCAAGAGCCGCCGTCAGGTTATTCCTGAACAGGCTGCTGAACTCAACGAAGTGTTGAAGCAGTGGAAGAGCGGAGCAACACCTTCCTCCGTTGGCGTTTTTGTTAACCCTTCCTTGGAGGAACTAAGAGAGCTTCTTAACACGGTTGAACTGGATGTCGTGCAACTGCACGGACAAGAATCACCGCAATTTTGCCGGGAAGTGAAAGAAAGCTTCCCGGTTTCCATTTTTAAGGCAGTCTCCGTAAAGAGTGGAGGCTCACCGGAGGAACATGTGTCTGAGCTGGAGCGTTACATCGGATGTATTGACGGCCTCCTGCTGGATACTTACGATCCGGTTTATGGCGGCGGCTCAGGCCAGACCTTCGCTTGGGACGCGATACCGGTCTATAAGGCTTGGACACGCGCACAAGGTATTCCTTTGTTTGTGGCGGGGGGACTTGAACCATCGAACTTAGGAGAATTGTTAACATTGTATCACCCGGATGGCGTGGACGTATCCAGCGGGGTTGAAAGTGCCCCGGGTGTAAAAGATATAGCAAAGGTGACAGCATTCGTGGAAAGGGTGAAATTCAAATGA
- the trpC gene encoding indole-3-glycerol phosphate synthase TrpC: MYLDRIVATKREEVAKLHQSFSVEEALEKISALSPTRGFIEALSERRKRGMGLIAEVKKASPSKGLIRPDFDPVTIAKAYESAGADCLSVLTDEQYFQGSGEYLVMVREAVSLPLLRKDFIIDAAQIYEARLLGADAVLLIASILEPSRIAEFMSIASSIGLDCLIEVHDRSELDSVLQLESAKLVGVNNRNLHTFETSLSTTAELCKDIPEGVILISESGISGSEDISYLASTGAQGVLIGEHFMRKEDVVQAVVDLMGPLPQGQASGRGVY; encoded by the coding sequence ATGTATCTTGATCGAATTGTTGCAACCAAACGGGAAGAAGTAGCTAAACTTCATCAGTCTTTTTCGGTTGAAGAAGCGTTAGAAAAGATTTCTGCACTTTCGCCTACACGTGGGTTTATCGAAGCGTTATCCGAACGGCGGAAAAGAGGGATGGGACTTATTGCCGAGGTGAAAAAGGCCTCTCCCTCGAAAGGGTTGATTAGGCCGGACTTTGATCCGGTTACGATTGCCAAAGCTTATGAATCTGCCGGTGCAGATTGCTTGTCAGTACTGACGGATGAGCAGTATTTTCAAGGAAGTGGAGAGTATCTTGTAATGGTTCGGGAAGCGGTCAGTCTTCCGTTGCTGCGTAAGGATTTCATTATCGATGCAGCTCAAATTTATGAAGCGCGTCTGTTAGGCGCAGATGCGGTTCTGCTCATAGCGAGCATTCTGGAGCCGTCCCGGATCGCTGAATTTATGTCGATCGCATCCTCTATCGGGCTTGATTGCCTGATCGAAGTTCATGATCGCAGCGAACTGGACTCAGTGCTTCAATTGGAGTCAGCTAAGCTGGTAGGTGTCAACAACCGCAATCTGCATACTTTTGAGACGTCATTAAGCACGACAGCAGAGCTTTGCAAAGATATTCCAGAAGGTGTGATTTTAATCAGCGAGAGCGGGATTTCGGGAAGTGAAGATATTTCATATCTGGCTTCAACCGGCGCTCAAGGTGTATTAATCGGCGAACATTTTATGCGTAAGGAAGATGTAGTGCAGGCTGTTGTTGATCTAATGGGCCCCTTGCCGCAAGGTCAGGCAAGTGGTAGGGGAGTGTATTAG
- the aroH gene encoding chorismate mutase yields the protein MMNRGIRGATTVKQNDEQEILKETVLLLEEIVNRNDVKPDDICSVWITMTHDLDVTFPARAIRALDGWDLVPLMCSVEIPVQGSLPRCIRLMVQVNTEKSQKEIKHVYLNEAQRLRPDLSASSSS from the coding sequence ATGATGAATCGTGGTATTCGCGGAGCGACAACGGTAAAGCAAAATGATGAACAGGAAATTTTAAAGGAAACAGTGCTTCTTCTAGAAGAGATTGTGAACCGAAATGATGTGAAGCCGGACGATATTTGCAGCGTCTGGATTACAATGACACATGATTTGGATGTTACCTTTCCGGCGAGAGCCATTCGAGCACTAGATGGTTGGGACTTGGTTCCACTTATGTGCTCTGTAGAAATTCCGGTACAGGGAAGCTTGCCGCGCTGTATCCGTCTAATGGTGCAGGTTAATACAGAGAAGAGTCAGAAAGAAATCAAGCACGTATATTTGAACGAGGCGCAGCGGTTGCGTCCGGATTTGTCGGCATCTTCGTCTTCCTGA
- the aroC gene encoding chorismate synthase yields the protein MSIRFLTAGETHGPQLTAIIEGLPSNLKLDIEALNFQLHRRQKGYGRGRRMQIEKDTAQIVGGVRHGYTTGAPVALVVENKDWTHWRNIMNIEPIEGTDEEKRRVHRPRPGHADLNGGLKYNLKDLRNVLERSSARETAVRVACGAIARQFLEQFGIKVAGQVIRIGEIEAPAHDLSIDELIERTEASSVRVVNKETEKKMEEYIDLIKKEGDSIGGIVECIVEGLPVGLGSHVQYDRKLDGRIAQGVMSINAFKGVEVGIGFEAGELRGSKVHDEIVYTEERGYHRASNRLGGFEGGMTNGMPIVVRGVMKPIPTLYKPLQSVDIDTKEAFTAQVERSDACAVPAASVVMEHVVTWEVAKAFLEKFGGDSMEEIHANYNNYLAQLERY from the coding sequence ATGAGTATACGATTTTTGACTGCAGGGGAGACACACGGCCCTCAGCTAACGGCGATCATTGAAGGATTGCCAAGCAATCTGAAGCTTGATATTGAGGCTTTAAATTTTCAATTGCACCGGAGACAAAAAGGTTACGGCCGCGGACGCCGCATGCAGATTGAGAAAGATACAGCACAAATTGTTGGCGGAGTACGCCATGGTTATACAACAGGAGCGCCAGTAGCGCTTGTAGTGGAGAATAAGGATTGGACTCACTGGCGCAATATTATGAACATCGAACCAATCGAAGGAACAGACGAAGAAAAAAGACGGGTGCACCGTCCTCGTCCAGGTCATGCGGATCTGAACGGCGGTCTGAAATACAACCTAAAAGATCTCCGTAATGTGCTCGAGCGCTCTAGTGCCCGTGAAACGGCTGTCCGTGTCGCGTGTGGTGCGATAGCACGCCAGTTCCTTGAACAGTTTGGTATTAAGGTCGCCGGCCAGGTTATCCGGATCGGTGAGATTGAAGCACCGGCTCACGATCTTTCAATTGATGAGTTGATCGAACGTACTGAAGCCTCTTCTGTCCGTGTTGTAAATAAAGAGACGGAGAAAAAGATGGAAGAGTACATAGACTTGATCAAGAAAGAAGGAGACTCCATCGGAGGAATCGTAGAGTGCATCGTAGAGGGTCTACCGGTTGGACTTGGCAGCCATGTTCAATATGATCGGAAGCTCGACGGGAGAATAGCGCAGGGTGTTATGTCTATCAATGCGTTCAAAGGCGTGGAGGTCGGCATCGGCTTTGAAGCCGGAGAGCTTAGAGGTTCTAAAGTTCATGATGAAATTGTGTACACCGAAGAGCGGGGATACCACCGTGCAAGTAACCGTCTTGGCGGCTTTGAGGGCGGTATGACGAATGGTATGCCGATTGTAGTCCGGGGCGTAATGAAGCCGATTCCGACACTATACAAACCGCTGCAAAGTGTGGATATTGATACAAAAGAAGCCTTTACAGCACAGGTAGAGCGCTCAGATGCATGCGCTGTACCGGCAGCAAGCGTAGTGATGGAGCATGTGGTGACATGGGAAGTGGCAAAAGCTTTCCTGGAAAAATTCGGCGGTGATTCGATGGAAGAAATACATGCCAACTACAACAATTACCTTGCTCAATTGGAGAGATACTAA
- a CDS encoding menaquinone biosynthesis protein → MPGVDKKTVIGKISYTNAWPLFYYVDPQLLGTPAEMLAEVPSVLNEGMKNGDIHIGALSSFAYAEAADKLQLLPELSVSANGSVKSILLFSRGPVESLKSGTIALTNTSATSVNLLKILMEKALDGAPEYKTMEPDLDTMMESADAALLIGDNAIRASWYNKKYHVTDLGKWWKEWTGCSMTFAVWAVNRSAAADNPEAMAEIACMFRDSKRRSLEDLRPIVNEAISRIGGTESYWHGYFNNLCYDFNEMQQEGLRLYFKYAYELGLLKHDVTPELWKENIVMRVKE, encoded by the coding sequence ATGCCGGGAGTAGACAAGAAGACCGTGATCGGCAAAATCAGTTATACCAACGCGTGGCCTCTATTTTATTATGTGGATCCTCAACTATTGGGGACTCCTGCTGAGATGTTGGCTGAAGTGCCGTCCGTTTTGAACGAAGGGATGAAAAACGGAGATATTCATATTGGTGCATTATCCTCTTTCGCATACGCCGAAGCAGCAGATAAGCTGCAGCTGCTCCCTGAATTATCAGTGAGCGCCAACGGATCGGTGAAATCGATACTACTGTTTTCCCGTGGTCCTGTTGAATCGCTCAAGAGCGGTACCATAGCGCTAACCAATACATCGGCTACGTCGGTTAATCTGTTGAAAATATTGATGGAAAAGGCGCTTGACGGAGCACCTGAATACAAGACGATGGAGCCAGATCTCGACACGATGATGGAAAGTGCAGACGCGGCTTTGTTGATTGGCGATAACGCCATTAGAGCTTCGTGGTACAACAAGAAGTACCATGTAACCGATCTCGGTAAATGGTGGAAGGAGTGGACGGGCTGCAGCATGACCTTTGCCGTCTGGGCAGTGAACCGTAGTGCCGCTGCCGACAATCCCGAAGCTATGGCGGAAATTGCTTGCATGTTCCGGGACAGCAAACGGCGAAGTCTGGAAGATCTCCGTCCAATTGTAAATGAAGCTATTAGTCGGATCGGGGGTACCGAGTCCTACTGGCACGGATATTTCAATAACTTATGTTATGATTTCAATGAAATGCAGCAGGAGGGGCTCCGCTTATATTTTAAATATGCATATGAGCTTGGTTTGCTGAAACATGATGTGACACCGGAGTTATGGAAAGAAAATATTGTGATGCGGGTGAAGGAATGA
- a CDS encoding UbiX family flavin prenyltransferase, with the protein MDTGRKKSWIVGITGASGSIYGVRLTECLLQLGYDVHLVITNAGWRVLKEELDWSAASREVVLEEKFRGANGKVYYHPIADIGATIASGSYLVEGMVIMPCSMGTLSSVAHGTSDNLMARAADVMLKEGRTLVLVPRETPLHAIHLENMLKLANLGVKIIPAMPAFYFKPQSLDDLVNFLVGKVLDSLRIEHQLFKRWGD; encoded by the coding sequence ATGGACACGGGCCGAAAGAAAAGTTGGATTGTTGGCATAACTGGTGCGAGCGGCTCTATTTATGGCGTCCGTTTGACGGAATGTTTATTACAGCTTGGGTATGACGTACACTTGGTTATTACGAACGCAGGCTGGCGTGTGTTGAAGGAGGAGCTTGACTGGTCGGCAGCAAGCCGGGAAGTTGTTCTTGAAGAGAAATTTAGAGGTGCGAACGGAAAGGTGTACTATCATCCGATAGCAGATATCGGTGCCACTATCGCTAGCGGTTCGTACCTCGTGGAAGGCATGGTCATAATGCCATGTTCAATGGGCACCCTGTCCTCTGTGGCTCACGGAACCTCTGATAATTTGATGGCCCGCGCGGCGGATGTTATGCTGAAAGAAGGAAGAACGCTGGTGCTTGTACCTAGAGAAACGCCTCTGCATGCGATTCATTTGGAAAATATGCTGAAGCTTGCTAATCTGGGGGTCAAAATAATACCAGCGATGCCGGCCTTTTATTTTAAGCCGCAGAGCTTGGACGACCTTGTGAACTTTCTGGTCGGGAAAGTACTCGACAGCCTTCGTATCGAACATCAACTGTTTAAAAGATGGGGTGACTAA
- the aroB gene encoding 3-dehydroquinate synthase has product MRTLQVELGERSYPIYIGSGLLEKIGELSLEHGISAKSPHLIVTDERVAPHYLQMVEDRMAEAGFTTVSHVVPAGETSKSLAVFEQVMTTAIQGKLDRSSAVFALGGGVVGDLAGFVAATYMRGVTFVQIPTTILAHDSSVGGKVAVNHPLAKNMIGAFHQPVMVLYDVDTLSSLPARDVSAGLSEMVKHGLILDEEFAYWCRDHASELLALDPEALAYGLERGCAIKADVVSQDEREGGLRAILNLGHTIGHAIEAVGGYGRFLHGEAISIGMAGSALLAETLGRGNHLFEQTREMLSALNLPVVLPSDVSVDEIMDAMQHDKKFTEGRMVFIVPDQIGKVSIVNDVPVNAVRSVVEQLKKEG; this is encoded by the coding sequence ATGAGAACTCTACAGGTCGAACTAGGAGAACGCTCATACCCCATTTATATCGGCTCAGGCTTGCTCGAGAAGATCGGTGAACTGAGCTTGGAGCATGGAATCAGCGCTAAAAGTCCACACCTGATCGTTACGGATGAACGGGTCGCTCCCCATTATTTGCAGATGGTGGAAGACCGGATGGCTGAAGCGGGTTTCACGACTGTTTCCCATGTGGTACCAGCAGGAGAAACGTCCAAGTCACTAGCAGTGTTTGAACAAGTGATGACGACGGCGATACAAGGTAAGCTGGACCGCAGCTCTGCTGTATTTGCATTAGGCGGCGGGGTAGTGGGTGATCTGGCTGGATTCGTGGCGGCTACATACATGAGAGGCGTTACTTTTGTGCAGATCCCGACAACGATCCTTGCCCATGACAGCAGTGTAGGTGGTAAGGTTGCGGTTAATCACCCCTTGGCCAAAAATATGATTGGCGCGTTTCATCAGCCGGTGATGGTATTGTACGATGTAGACACACTGTCATCGCTGCCTGCACGCGATGTGTCAGCAGGATTGTCTGAAATGGTAAAGCATGGACTTATTCTTGATGAAGAGTTTGCTTATTGGTGCCGGGATCATGCATCTGAACTGCTTGCGCTAGATCCAGAGGCGCTTGCTTACGGTTTGGAACGCGGCTGTGCAATCAAGGCGGATGTTGTTTCACAGGATGAAAGGGAAGGGGGCCTTAGAGCCATCTTAAACCTGGGTCATACGATTGGTCATGCGATCGAAGCAGTGGGAGGCTACGGCCGATTCTTGCACGGTGAAGCCATATCCATCGGAATGGCAGGGTCGGCGCTGCTCGCCGAAACTTTGGGTAGAGGAAATCATCTGTTTGAGCAAACCAGAGAAATGCTGAGCGCTTTAAATTTGCCTGTTGTGCTTCCGTCCGATGTATCGGTTGACGAAATTATGGACGCTATGCAACATGATAAGAAATTTACTGAAGGACGAATGGTCTTTATTGTGCCCGACCAAATCGGTAAAGTCAGTATTGTTAATGATGTACCGGTAAATGCGGTCCGCTCGGTCGTTGAACAGCTGAAGAAGGAGGGATAA